The Brassica napus cultivar Da-Ae chromosome C7, Da-Ae, whole genome shotgun sequence genomic interval CTTTCAGCCAGTGGGTGTTGAGCAGGAAGTTCGAACACAATCTGATTGAGAACCTGTAAAACGAGTCAGACCCCAGATATGAGGAAACTAGAGCTCAAATGCATCAATAGTAGTaccttttttatttaaagacCAATCAGGTTAAAAGATGAAACAAAGAGGCAGCAGCAAGCAAACCTCAGCTTGGCGACCCGCATGCAATCTTACACCGGTAGCATCATACATAACCTACCACACACAGTATAaataaacaagagagagagagagagagagtaagctAATGAAAGAATCCCACGAGGTGACCAACTTACAACAGATGCCAAGATCAAGGCAATAGCAAAATGTGATCCACCAAAACCCTCTTGCAAACCAATAGCAACAGCGAGAGCGGTAACAGTAGATGAATGAGAAGAAGGCATTCCTCCAGACCCAAGAAGCTGTTTGAGATCCCATCTCCTTTCCCTATACCTGCATAAGCTACAAAACATGTAAAAGATCCTCCTCCTCCCTTTTCGTCTAATTAAGAGTTTCTATTAAGTAGACGAAAGATCTATCCTTTCCCACTAAGAGGGACAAATATGTAACAAGATCACTCCTTCGAACCAGGAGGTGAAGAGTTTGATGAACTGAGCGATGGCGAATGCCGTGAAGGCGGAGATGAGAGGGTAGTTCGTGAAAATAGAGAAGTAATGAGTCGAAGACGTAGCAGTAGGCGTGGAAGAATCCTCCATGGCGGACGATGGATGGATGGATGGATGGATCTCGTAAAGGCTTGAAGATGACAAATAATCCACAATTAAGGCAAATACTCGAATCCTTTTACGAATGTTCGTCTTCGAAATCTAATAATCCAAAATAGCGTCTCCGTGACGTTTAATCTTCTTTCGTATTACTTTGACCATACTTTTTTCCCCGTCAAAATCGAATACAACAAAGAAGATTGGTTCGATATGGTTTATAAACGGTTTGGTAATCTACAAATTGAATCGAAGGAGCTGCCAAGggagattttgatttttctaaGGAAGGGAAAGAGTTTACGATTGTCTATCATTACCCTTGGCTACCAGCAAGGTGTAGTTTCTGTGATAAATGGGGTCACACGGATAAAGTCTGCAAACTGAATGGAAAGAGGAAGAAGCATAATGAAGGTTCTGATAGATCACCCAGAGCTGGGGGAGAAGGGAAAATAAATAATGGAGAAGGCACTAACACAAGTCAGGAAGAAGAGATAAGGGATATGACAGGAGATACAAATGTGAAAAAAATGGAAGGGGATACAAAAGAGAGTGAAGTGAAAAAGTCGAGGGAAATTTGTGAGAAGTATGGTACTAGTAATTGGGCTCTAGTCTCACCAGCGAAGATAGGAAGATCACAGTTGAAAACACCTCCGAAGAATGAATTAGAAGTTCAGATATCAGCTTCGAAAT includes:
- the LOC106425448 gene encoding uncharacterized membrane protein YuiD; its protein translation is MEDSSTPTATSSTHYFSIFTNYPLISAFTAFAIAQFIKLFTSWYRERRWDLKQLLGSGGMPSSHSSTVTALAVAIGLQEGFGGSHFAIALILASVVMYDATGVRLHAGRQAEVLNQIVFELPAQHPLAESRPLRELLGHTPPQVVAGGMLGSVTAVTGYLFTRIATS